A region of Mesorhizobium sp. M3A.F.Ca.ET.080.04.2.1 DNA encodes the following proteins:
- a CDS encoding GMC family oxidoreductase has protein sequence MTHKERTTVYDVVIVGAGPSGAVAARRLAEEGMSVICLEQGEYPDYTKLRHSGFEFELTKNQYFASNPRRRMAPSDYPVNVVDSDVEPLMWNGVGGSSVLYAAAWHRLKPSDFRVRTVDGIADDWPLTYADLEPYYTRVENDFAVSGVGGDPAYPPGYEIPLPPFPLTQMDRKLAAAHDRLGWHWWPGSNSIATVKHNGLLPCVRRGACTWGCFDGAKASVDRTHWPTCIRLGVKLVQNARVLRVETGSDGLATGVTYVDRGTGRAHFQPGRTVIVSANGVGTPRLLLNSASKDHPDGLANSSGLVGKRLMMHPYGTVSGLFDDFFENWQGPYGQRSYSLEFAETRKDTNFYRGAKWQLMGMGGALATVGTWPWGGNSDVWGENFHPTVQKRFGRSAYWGIMAEDLPSEDNMVSLDPDLTDADGMPAAKITYKASQNTWDLLHYNQERAVESMREAGAYETAVMPLQRETGWHILGSVRMGEDPRNSVVDAFGRSHDVPNLFVMDGSVMPTSGAVNPTGTVAALALRNSEAIIENRRSQPVSKAAEALRVGS, from the coding sequence ATGACGCATAAAGAACGTACGACTGTCTATGACGTCGTTATCGTCGGTGCCGGGCCATCCGGGGCGGTAGCCGCAAGGCGTCTTGCGGAAGAGGGCATGTCCGTTATCTGTCTGGAACAGGGCGAATATCCCGACTACACGAAGCTGCGGCACTCCGGCTTCGAATTCGAACTGACCAAGAACCAATATTTTGCCTCCAATCCCAGGCGGCGCATGGCGCCGTCGGATTACCCCGTCAACGTTGTCGATTCAGACGTCGAACCGCTGATGTGGAATGGGGTCGGCGGAAGTTCAGTCCTCTATGCAGCTGCGTGGCATCGACTCAAGCCAAGTGATTTCCGGGTCCGGACCGTTGACGGAATCGCCGACGACTGGCCTTTGACCTATGCTGATCTCGAACCTTATTACACGCGCGTCGAGAATGATTTTGCTGTGTCCGGCGTAGGGGGCGACCCTGCATATCCTCCAGGGTACGAGATACCGCTGCCGCCGTTCCCATTAACGCAGATGGACCGCAAGCTTGCGGCCGCCCATGACCGGCTGGGATGGCATTGGTGGCCTGGCAGCAATTCGATCGCGACGGTCAAGCATAACGGGCTTCTTCCTTGCGTGCGTCGCGGTGCCTGCACATGGGGTTGCTTCGATGGCGCCAAGGCCTCGGTTGACCGGACGCATTGGCCTACATGTATCAGGCTCGGTGTGAAGCTCGTGCAGAACGCCCGTGTATTGCGCGTCGAGACCGGATCTGACGGCCTCGCAACAGGCGTCACTTATGTCGACAGAGGAACGGGGCGCGCTCATTTCCAGCCAGGTCGAACCGTTATCGTTTCTGCCAACGGCGTCGGCACGCCAAGGCTCCTTCTCAATTCCGCTTCGAAAGATCATCCAGATGGATTGGCCAATTCCTCAGGTCTGGTGGGCAAACGCTTGATGATGCACCCCTATGGCACGGTGAGTGGCCTGTTCGATGACTTCTTTGAAAATTGGCAAGGACCCTACGGGCAGCGGTCATACTCGCTGGAATTCGCCGAGACGCGTAAAGACACGAACTTCTACCGAGGCGCAAAGTGGCAACTGATGGGAATGGGCGGCGCGCTCGCAACGGTAGGCACCTGGCCCTGGGGCGGAAACAGCGATGTATGGGGTGAGAACTTTCATCCTACCGTGCAAAAGCGGTTCGGGCGTTCAGCATACTGGGGCATCATGGCTGAGGACCTTCCGAGCGAAGACAACATGGTTTCGCTCGATCCCGACCTGACCGACGCCGACGGTATGCCTGCCGCGAAGATCACCTACAAGGCCTCGCAAAACACCTGGGATCTCTTGCACTACAACCAGGAGCGCGCCGTTGAGTCCATGAGGGAGGCTGGTGCCTACGAAACGGCGGTGATGCCGCTTCAACGAGAGACCGGCTGGCATATTCTGGGATCGGTGCGCATGGGCGAGGATCCACGCAACTCCGTTGTCGATGCCTTCGGCCGGTCACATGACGTACCCAACCTTTTCGTGATGGACGGAAGCGTCATGCCTACATCCGGAGCGGTAAATCCGACTGGAACGGTTGCCGCGCTGGCACTGCGGAACTCTGAGGCCATCATTGAAAACAGACGCTCGCAGCCAGTCAGTAAGGCTGCCGAGGCTCTGCGCGTTGGATCCTAA
- the gloA gene encoding lactoylglutathione lyase, which produces MSEPKFRVLHTMVRVKDLEKSIDFYTRLLGMKLLRKMDFPEGKFTLAFVGYGPEETHAVIELTHNWDQETPYDLGTGYGHIALGVRNIYGICEELQASGARIPRPAGPMKHGTAVIAFVEDPDGYKIELIDLDTIS; this is translated from the coding sequence ATGAGTGAACCGAAATTTCGTGTGCTGCACACGATGGTGCGGGTGAAAGATCTCGAAAAATCAATAGACTTCTACACCCGCCTCCTCGGTATGAAGCTGTTGCGCAAGATGGACTTTCCAGAAGGCAAGTTCACTCTCGCTTTTGTGGGCTATGGTCCGGAAGAGACCCATGCGGTCATCGAATTGACGCATAACTGGGATCAAGAAACGCCCTACGATCTTGGTACCGGCTATGGGCACATCGCGCTTGGCGTGAGGAATATCTACGGCATATGTGAGGAACTGCAGGCAAGCGGCGCTCGGATTCCTCGTCCGGCTGGTCCCATGAAGCACGGCACGGCCGTGATTGCCTTCGTGGAGGATCCCGACGGATACAAGATCGAGCTGATCGACCTCGACACGATAAGTTAA
- a CDS encoding aspartate aminotransferase family protein, which produces MNLGLGQNGGAVDSAIGKRSETAFLRERKVVPGGSMRAASWFQPHPPYAARGEGCWVVDVDGRRLLDCANNFFSLIHGHAFEPVLDAVRAAMVKGTAFGMPTESEILLAETLAARNPRMEQTRFCNSGTEAVLAAVKGARGITGRERIAKFEGCYHGAYDWVEVSLDPTPANWNDNNGDPASVRCNAGTPDSVLRETLVLPYDDPQRCAEILRREGATLAAVIIDPHASRAGTVPISKDTAAVVQEACRRDGILLIADEVISFRLSFEGASPLFGLEPDLVTTAKIIGGGLPIGAVSGLARHMSVFDHSAGKPKVSMGGTFSANPLSMAAGLASLTHYSRSAVDRMNALGDKLRAELRQGFAKAGVAATVTGMGSLFRLHVGPGEVTGYRSAFADAQTAKQIRRIHLAMLDENVLLTPNCSGALSTPMTESEVHSIAEKLIKVVQRELGSRPDAAA; this is translated from the coding sequence ATGAATCTCGGGCTGGGTCAAAACGGAGGTGCGGTCGATTCGGCAATCGGCAAGCGCTCCGAGACCGCGTTCTTGCGAGAGAGGAAAGTGGTTCCGGGCGGGTCGATGCGTGCAGCCTCCTGGTTTCAGCCGCATCCGCCATACGCTGCTCGCGGCGAGGGGTGCTGGGTCGTTGACGTGGATGGTCGGCGGCTTCTGGACTGCGCCAACAACTTCTTTTCGCTTATTCATGGCCATGCGTTCGAGCCGGTTCTCGACGCTGTTCGTGCCGCGATGGTGAAGGGGACGGCCTTCGGGATGCCCACCGAGAGCGAGATCTTGCTTGCCGAAACGCTGGCGGCCAGGAACCCGAGGATGGAGCAGACGCGGTTTTGCAACTCCGGGACTGAAGCTGTGCTTGCCGCAGTCAAGGGCGCGCGCGGCATAACCGGCCGTGAGCGAATTGCAAAATTCGAAGGTTGCTATCACGGAGCCTATGACTGGGTTGAGGTGAGCCTCGATCCGACGCCCGCCAACTGGAACGACAACAACGGTGATCCCGCATCGGTGCGTTGCAACGCCGGCACACCGGACTCCGTGCTGCGGGAGACGCTGGTGCTGCCTTATGACGATCCTCAGCGTTGCGCCGAAATTCTGCGACGCGAAGGCGCTACGCTGGCTGCCGTCATCATAGATCCCCACGCCTCGCGGGCCGGCACGGTGCCGATTTCGAAGGATACGGCTGCTGTTGTACAGGAGGCGTGCCGCCGGGACGGCATACTTTTGATCGCTGACGAAGTGATCAGCTTCCGCCTGTCGTTTGAGGGAGCTTCGCCGCTTTTCGGCCTGGAGCCTGACTTGGTGACCACGGCCAAGATCATCGGCGGTGGATTGCCTATTGGAGCGGTCTCCGGATTGGCCCGGCACATGTCCGTCTTCGATCATTCGGCCGGCAAACCCAAGGTATCGATGGGCGGTACTTTCAGCGCCAATCCGCTGAGTATGGCGGCGGGTCTTGCCTCGCTTACGCACTACTCGCGATCGGCTGTGGATCGGATGAACGCACTCGGCGACAAGCTTCGGGCGGAGCTTCGCCAAGGCTTTGCCAAAGCTGGTGTGGCCGCAACGGTAACCGGCATGGGATCATTGTTCCGGCTGCATGTGGGTCCAGGCGAGGTTACAGGCTACCGCAGCGCGTTTGCCGACGCACAAACTGCCAAGCAGATCCGCCGTATCCACCTGGCAATGCTTGATGAAAACGTCCTGCTTACGCCGAACTGTTCGGGAGCGCTTTCGACACCCATGACCGAATCCGAGGTCCATTCGATCGCGGAAAAGCTCATAAAAGTCGTTCAAAGGGAGCTTGGCAGCCGCCCGGATGCGGCAGCCTGA
- a CDS encoding putative hydro-lyase: protein MLKKDESIAKRNSRAIRADIRAGRIAHQTSGMAAGFAQGNLVILPKFWAADFLRFCQANPKPCPLLAVGKPGDPGLPSLGAGIDIRLDVPSYRIFREGRLVEETPDITAHWRPDFVSFVIGCSFSFEWALQNAGIAVRHIDLGRNVPMFRTNIDCLPAGRFSGKLVVSMRPMKPLAAIRAIEITSRMPQVHGAPVHFGDPSAIGIEDLARPDYGDAVPVHEGEIPLFWACGVTPQVALAEAKPPIAITHSPGCMLITDIREEDLLNGRFQFEPASV, encoded by the coding sequence ATGCTAAAAAAGGACGAATCGATCGCGAAGCGCAATTCCCGAGCAATTCGAGCCGATATACGCGCCGGCCGCATAGCCCATCAGACCTCAGGCATGGCCGCGGGTTTTGCGCAAGGCAACTTGGTCATATTGCCCAAGTTCTGGGCGGCCGATTTTCTGCGGTTTTGCCAGGCAAATCCCAAGCCGTGCCCGTTGCTTGCGGTGGGCAAGCCGGGGGACCCGGGCTTGCCGAGCCTGGGCGCGGGCATCGACATTCGCTTGGATGTGCCAAGCTACAGGATCTTTCGGGAAGGCAGACTGGTCGAGGAAACGCCAGATATTACGGCTCACTGGCGCCCGGATTTCGTGTCCTTCGTAATCGGGTGTTCCTTCTCATTCGAATGGGCCCTGCAGAACGCCGGAATCGCTGTGCGTCATATCGATCTTGGTCGCAATGTGCCGATGTTCCGCACAAACATCGACTGCTTGCCCGCAGGCCGTTTCTCAGGGAAGCTTGTCGTGTCGATGCGTCCCATGAAGCCGCTGGCCGCGATCCGCGCAATAGAAATCACCTCGCGTATGCCTCAGGTTCACGGAGCGCCGGTGCACTTTGGCGATCCGTCGGCAATCGGGATAGAGGATCTTGCCCGGCCGGACTATGGCGATGCAGTACCGGTACACGAAGGTGAAATTCCGCTCTTCTGGGCTTGTGGCGTAACACCGCAAGTGGCGCTGGCAGAGGCAAAGCCACCAATTGCTATCACCCATAGCCCGGGCTGCATGCTCATCACAGATATCCGTGAAGAAGACCTGCTGAATGGCCGCTTCCAATTTGAGCCGGCTTCCGTGTGA
- a CDS encoding C-terminal binding protein — protein MAMANEKGSILVAPHRFPNLNRERALAESLGREIVVAEDQASFRSRMADAEVVMVTPYAKMTADEFGLLRRCKAVVRYGVGYDNIDVTAASRVGVPVTIVPDTASEEVASHALAMGLSLARRIPQGQAAIRSGEWAGVIGLDAPKLSNLQVGVVGMGRIGRLVANWWAAIGAKVHAYDPMATFSNIPAATLKQVLEESDVVSLHLPLSEQTRHLISAEVLERMRRNAVVVNVSRGGLIDEDALAAALSAGKIAGAGLDTFAQEPLSPSHPLREAPNTVFTPHVAWRSNTSLDALQEQAVERARRALSGEALPDLVTA, from the coding sequence ATGGCAATGGCAAACGAGAAGGGGAGTATCCTTGTCGCTCCCCATCGATTCCCGAACCTCAACAGGGAACGTGCTTTGGCTGAGAGCTTGGGTCGCGAGATCGTGGTTGCGGAGGATCAGGCCTCATTTCGCAGTCGTATGGCTGACGCAGAGGTGGTGATGGTCACGCCCTATGCGAAGATGACTGCCGATGAATTTGGGCTATTGCGACGCTGCAAGGCAGTCGTGCGCTATGGTGTTGGCTACGACAACATCGATGTTACCGCGGCATCTCGCGTAGGGGTTCCGGTAACGATCGTTCCCGATACGGCATCCGAGGAAGTGGCATCGCATGCGCTGGCGATGGGATTGAGCCTGGCTCGACGCATCCCGCAGGGCCAGGCGGCCATAAGGTCGGGCGAGTGGGCGGGCGTCATCGGTCTGGATGCACCGAAGCTATCGAACCTGCAAGTAGGTGTCGTCGGAATGGGACGCATCGGACGACTGGTCGCAAATTGGTGGGCGGCTATCGGCGCCAAGGTCCATGCCTACGATCCAATGGCAACCTTCTCCAATATTCCTGCCGCAACTTTGAAGCAGGTTCTGGAGGAGTCGGATGTCGTGTCTCTCCATCTGCCTCTCAGCGAGCAGACCCGCCATCTCATTTCGGCCGAAGTGCTGGAGCGCATGCGGCGCAACGCGGTGGTCGTCAACGTCTCGCGCGGCGGATTGATCGACGAGGACGCCTTGGCCGCAGCCCTTTCCGCTGGCAAGATCGCGGGCGCAGGGCTTGACACGTTTGCACAAGAGCCCTTGTCACCCAGCCATCCGTTGCGCGAGGCCCCCAATACGGTGTTCACACCTCATGTGGCCTGGCGCTCCAACACCTCGCTCGATGCATTGCAGGAACAAGCTGTTGAGAGGGCAAGACGTGCCCTATCAGGTGAAGCGCTTCCAGATCTCGTGACGGCCTGA
- a CDS encoding LysR family transcriptional regulator codes for MIDLRTLETFYVVAQTGGFHRAAEKLNTTQPAVSARIAQLEQELKVRLLERDKRGSHLTAKGRELLGYVERIMALRTEMVMAVAGRDGLGGTVQLGVSETIVHTWLPDLLKRLNQEYPSITLEISVDGSANLATALTEGTINVALLIGPVNAGNATNLPLCDYPLSWIVPAQLPLKASPVTLEDLTAFPIITFARRTRPYWQLLELFEKAHLHKVRLFANSSLSSIIRMTLDSIGVAAIPSQVVAEHLATGELRVVETGHEMPVLSFTASFFKRADMPLNSIVADIAQQVAAQHSTK; via the coding sequence ATGATAGACCTGCGGACGCTCGAGACGTTTTATGTGGTAGCGCAGACCGGGGGATTTCATCGGGCGGCCGAGAAACTGAACACCACGCAGCCGGCCGTCTCGGCCAGGATTGCCCAACTCGAACAAGAACTCAAAGTCAGACTTCTCGAGCGCGACAAGCGCGGCAGCCACCTCACAGCCAAAGGGCGGGAGCTCTTGGGTTATGTCGAACGGATAATGGCGCTTCGAACCGAGATGGTGATGGCGGTCGCCGGCCGCGACGGGCTCGGCGGGACAGTCCAACTCGGTGTGTCGGAAACCATCGTGCACACTTGGCTGCCGGATTTGCTCAAACGCCTCAACCAGGAGTACCCGTCCATAACACTGGAAATCAGTGTTGACGGATCAGCCAATCTGGCCACGGCGCTGACGGAGGGCACTATCAATGTCGCCTTGCTTATTGGACCGGTCAACGCCGGCAATGCGACAAATCTGCCCCTTTGCGATTATCCCCTCAGTTGGATCGTGCCAGCACAATTGCCGCTAAAGGCAAGCCCGGTGACGCTGGAGGACCTGACGGCATTTCCAATCATCACCTTTGCTCGCCGCACCCGGCCGTATTGGCAATTGCTTGAGCTATTCGAGAAGGCGCATTTGCACAAGGTCCGCCTTTTCGCCAATTCCTCGCTCTCTTCGATCATCCGGATGACCCTCGACAGCATTGGTGTGGCCGCGATCCCAAGCCAAGTGGTCGCTGAACATCTCGCGACCGGGGAATTACGCGTCGTCGAAACCGGACACGAGATGCCTGTGCTGTCATTCACGGCCAGTTTCTTCAAGCGCGCCGACATGCCCCTGAACTCGATCGTGGCCGACATCGCTCAACAGGTCGCGGCCCAGCATAGCACCAAGTGA
- a CDS encoding hydantoinase/oxoprolinase family protein has product MLVAPYRVGVDIGGTFTDLVMVDARGAVRAFKAPSVPSDPTEGVLNAVRLAAEALATDVSTFLSNTELFVHGSTIATNTLLEKKGAKVGLLVTEGFRDSLEIRRSIRENVWDHRRPFPEVLVPRYLRLPVTERVEHDGSVRIPFDPKSVAAAARIFAEEGVEAVAICFLHSYANPAHERAAKAELKKHLPDVWVTASSEISPTIGEYERTSTTVVNAYVSRRVVPYLESLAARLAALGLPRKLLMIQSNGGAISIDEIGYAPASLVLSGPAAGVGSLKFFGQDTGSEHLISIEVGGTSCDVTLMQHGMVSMTDQIVVDGYHLNIPSVDIHTVGAGGGTIASVDGAGLLKAGPEGAGSTPGPACYGRGGERPTVTDAQLVLGRLKPGPYAGGAISLSLEKAVEAIETHVAKPLGLSVTDAAAGIIQLVEQNILHAVEQASLEKGYNPRTFTLVAAGGAGPLHGPSTARLLGSPSLYIPRLAGVFCAFGMCNSDLRHDFVRSWLKDLDNKAVSGPDRLEDAFEAIQAEASEVLAREGFTGSKAQLRRAYDLRYFGQQWTIAVECASTEGSAIRAAFEQAYQRLFGYVQPAGAIEIVNLRLAAIGKLDALDLAKDSPLVSDPVAHSRRPVWIDRKVGFVDTPVYDGTALTSRQQLVGPAIIEEATTTLILGMGDKLVMTDAGNYHVDIAHGVAG; this is encoded by the coding sequence ATGTTAGTTGCACCCTACCGCGTCGGAGTTGATATCGGCGGTACATTTACCGATCTGGTCATGGTAGACGCCCGAGGGGCCGTGCGGGCATTCAAGGCCCCCTCGGTGCCGTCTGATCCAACGGAGGGTGTGCTCAACGCGGTCCGACTGGCGGCCGAAGCTTTGGCCACCGACGTGTCGACGTTCCTTTCCAATACAGAATTGTTCGTTCACGGCTCAACGATAGCCACCAACACGTTGCTCGAAAAGAAGGGCGCGAAGGTCGGGCTTCTCGTCACCGAAGGTTTTCGCGATTCGCTGGAGATCCGCAGATCCATTCGCGAGAACGTCTGGGACCATAGACGGCCCTTCCCAGAGGTTCTGGTTCCCCGCTATTTGCGTCTGCCGGTGACTGAGCGAGTGGAACATGATGGTTCGGTACGCATCCCCTTCGACCCTAAGAGCGTCGCCGCGGCGGCGCGCATCTTTGCGGAAGAGGGTGTCGAGGCAGTAGCGATCTGCTTCCTGCATTCTTATGCCAATCCGGCCCATGAGAGGGCAGCCAAGGCCGAGCTCAAGAAACATCTTCCCGATGTCTGGGTCACCGCATCGTCGGAAATCTCGCCGACGATTGGCGAGTACGAGAGAACCTCCACGACCGTCGTCAATGCATATGTCTCGCGACGGGTTGTCCCATATTTGGAGAGCCTGGCCGCGCGGCTCGCCGCGTTAGGGCTGCCGCGTAAGCTTTTGATGATCCAGTCGAACGGCGGAGCGATTTCTATCGACGAGATCGGCTATGCACCCGCGAGCCTGGTTCTATCTGGACCCGCCGCAGGCGTCGGCTCGTTGAAGTTCTTTGGCCAGGATACCGGATCGGAACACCTGATTTCGATCGAGGTCGGCGGAACGAGCTGCGACGTCACGTTGATGCAGCACGGCATGGTCTCCATGACCGATCAGATCGTGGTCGACGGCTACCACCTGAACATTCCTTCCGTCGATATCCACACCGTGGGCGCCGGCGGCGGCACGATTGCATCCGTGGATGGTGCGGGCCTCCTGAAGGCCGGCCCGGAAGGGGCTGGCTCGACGCCGGGACCCGCGTGTTATGGTCGTGGCGGCGAACGTCCCACCGTGACTGATGCGCAGCTTGTGCTGGGCCGGCTCAAGCCGGGTCCCTATGCAGGCGGCGCGATAAGCTTGAGCCTGGAAAAGGCGGTAGAGGCGATTGAAACCCATGTCGCCAAACCGCTGGGTCTCAGTGTCACCGATGCCGCGGCCGGCATCATCCAACTCGTCGAGCAGAACATCCTTCATGCAGTGGAGCAGGCCTCCCTGGAAAAGGGCTACAATCCAAGGACATTCACTCTTGTCGCCGCCGGTGGCGCCGGTCCTTTGCATGGTCCCTCCACAGCACGATTGCTCGGCAGCCCAAGCCTTTATATCCCGAGGCTTGCAGGCGTGTTCTGCGCATTCGGTATGTGCAATTCCGACCTTCGCCACGACTTCGTAAGAAGCTGGCTCAAGGATCTCGACAATAAGGCGGTGTCGGGGCCGGACCGGCTTGAGGATGCGTTCGAGGCGATCCAGGCCGAAGCGAGCGAAGTTCTCGCTCGTGAGGGGTTCACTGGAAGCAAGGCCCAGCTCAGGCGGGCCTATGATCTACGCTATTTCGGCCAGCAGTGGACTATTGCCGTGGAGTGCGCTTCGACCGAGGGGAGCGCAATACGGGCAGCCTTCGAACAGGCCTATCAACGCCTTTTCGGCTACGTGCAGCCCGCCGGCGCCATCGAGATCGTCAATCTGCGACTGGCAGCGATAGGCAAGCTGGATGCGCTCGATCTGGCAAAGGATTCTCCGCTGGTTTCCGATCCGGTAGCGCATTCGCGCCGCCCGGTATGGATCGACAGGAAAGTCGGCTTTGTTGACACCCCCGTCTACGACGGCACGGCGCTGACCTCACGCCAGCAACTGGTCGGGCCGGCCATTATCGAGGAAGCCACCACAACACTCATTCTTGGTATGGGCGATAAGCTCGTCATGACGGATGCAGGCAATTATCATGTCGATATCGCACATGGCGTGGCGGGTTGA
- a CDS encoding hydantoinase B/oxoprolinase family protein: protein MSTASSIEYDPILIAILQRQLDHISLQMGMIMVRTARSPIFSQSHDFSCFLSNANGETIAQADGLPIHSGSGGFAVRAVLRDFAGRIEPEDVFILSDPYAAGGNHLPDWTLIRPVFVDDELIGFCSNRAHQSDIGGGAAGTYNAKATEIFHEGIRLPVLKLIEKGQLRDDLWRMLLLNSRCPDLLEGDLGAMIGSTRIGGQRLADVVSQLGVKKGNAYLDALLDYGERRMRQAISELPSGTWEASDVSDTDCFDIVNVETRVKLTIDGDTMTFDFAGTSPQIKGFKNSGIANTHSAVYCALSAFLDPEIPHNEGTYRCVKIIAPEGTIVNALPPAPMTMNTVYPAIDIMNACWGALAQADPERACAGWGKSVFGISSGKKPSGGVFVLYHWHGSSGGGAVKGRDGFPTTSHQMTLGGMFIPNIETYEQSYPMRVHRYEMRSDTGGAGQYRGGPGVDYVVDVLAGGEHLLRGEGARKPTGAGVNGGQWGVKGSIKAFDLATGEELRCPPYGVEEVEPLHLVIEASAGGGWGHPHLRDPEAVLRDVRDGVVSRQAALQTYGVEISEDGKSVVSTAARQRSGAQPFAH from the coding sequence ATGAGCACTGCTTCCTCTATCGAGTACGATCCCATCCTCATTGCCATTCTGCAGCGCCAGCTGGATCACATCAGCCTGCAGATGGGGATGATCATGGTCCGCACTGCGCGAAGCCCGATCTTCAGTCAGAGCCATGATTTTTCTTGCTTTTTGAGCAACGCGAACGGCGAGACCATCGCCCAGGCCGACGGCTTGCCGATCCATTCGGGCAGTGGCGGGTTCGCGGTCCGCGCGGTGTTGAGGGATTTCGCCGGGCGCATCGAGCCGGAAGATGTTTTCATCTTGAGCGATCCGTATGCTGCCGGCGGCAACCATCTGCCTGACTGGACCCTTATCCGCCCCGTTTTCGTGGATGACGAACTGATTGGGTTTTGCAGCAACCGTGCGCACCAGTCCGATATCGGTGGCGGCGCAGCGGGTACCTACAATGCGAAGGCGACCGAAATCTTTCATGAAGGGATTCGCTTGCCCGTTCTCAAGCTGATCGAGAAAGGCCAACTGCGTGACGATCTGTGGCGCATGCTGCTCTTGAATTCGCGCTGCCCGGATCTGCTGGAAGGGGATCTCGGTGCCATGATCGGTTCGACGCGCATCGGCGGTCAGCGCCTGGCCGATGTCGTCAGCCAGCTGGGTGTCAAAAAGGGCAACGCCTACCTGGACGCCCTTCTCGATTACGGCGAGCGGCGGATGCGCCAGGCAATCTCGGAACTACCAAGCGGTACGTGGGAAGCGTCGGACGTCAGCGACACGGACTGCTTCGACATCGTCAACGTCGAAACCCGCGTCAAGCTTACAATTGACGGCGATACGATGACCTTTGATTTTGCCGGAACGTCACCGCAAATCAAAGGCTTCAAGAATAGTGGCATCGCCAACACGCACTCGGCTGTGTACTGCGCTCTTTCCGCGTTCCTGGATCCCGAAATTCCCCACAATGAGGGGACTTATCGCTGCGTGAAGATCATAGCCCCTGAGGGAACGATCGTGAATGCGCTGCCACCGGCGCCGATGACGATGAATACAGTCTATCCAGCAATCGATATTATGAACGCGTGCTGGGGGGCGCTGGCGCAGGCTGATCCGGAGCGCGCTTGCGCGGGCTGGGGCAAATCCGTATTCGGAATTTCGTCCGGCAAGAAGCCTTCCGGAGGCGTCTTCGTTCTGTACCACTGGCATGGCAGCTCGGGTGGCGGCGCGGTCAAGGGAAGGGATGGGTTCCCCACCACCAGCCACCAAATGACACTGGGCGGAATGTTCATCCCCAACATTGAAACCTATGAACAATCCTATCCGATGCGCGTGCATCGCTACGAAATGCGCAGCGATACCGGTGGCGCTGGCCAATACAGGGGCGGACCCGGCGTCGATTACGTTGTCGATGTGCTGGCCGGCGGCGAACATCTGCTACGCGGAGAAGGTGCCCGCAAACCGACAGGTGCCGGTGTCAACGGCGGGCAATGGGGTGTCAAGGGATCGATAAAGGCATTCGATCTGGCGACTGGCGAGGAGCTTCGTTGTCCGCCCTACGGCGTTGAAGAAGTCGAGCCGCTCCATCTGGTCATTGAAGCTTCAGCCGGCGGTGGCTGGGGTCATCCGCACTTGCGCGATCCGGAGGCCGTTTTGCGTGACGTCC